A single region of the Bombus fervidus isolate BK054 chromosome 18, iyBomFerv1, whole genome shotgun sequence genome encodes:
- the LOC139996466 gene encoding uncharacterized protein C18orf63-like codes for MDACNLMNKKKEQSVLYALFPEMSNLCCAICETDFLEVHDPSAKSHFYWQTMKCRLLIHLISDVIASPVMGTERYIFVITHKQFSETGRLDKILRNFKLVYRGLRSVTTEVYKSCLRYTIQTKIAPLWNKVDDYFVQGKHFYNFIEGTRALKLDILIGERKMCLQLHAEILKIPYIKLEDYLSPSILSHFLADPKGYVDLSRYNLPFVHVLPSTKKGKVLSVSKELPAKCAFKDYDQLRRHWKNMV; via the exons atggatGCTTGTAAtcttatgaataaaaaaaaagaacagtcgGTTCTGTACGCTTTATTTCCGGAAATGAGTAACCTATGTTGTGCAATTTGCGAAACTGATTTTCTTGAAGTTCATGATCCATCGGCaaaatcacatttttattgGCAAACAATGAAATGCCG attacttattcatttaatatctGACGTTATTGCTTCGCCAGTAATGGGtacagaaagatatatatttgttataacgcataaacaattttctgaaactggtagattggacaaaattttgagaaattttaaacTAGTG tATCGAGGATTAAGATCAGTTACTACagaagtttataaaagttgTCTTAGGTATACGATACAAACTAAGATAGCTCCTTTGTGGAATAAAGTTGATGATTATTTTGTTCaaggaaaacatttttataactttatagaaggAACTAGAgcattaaaattagatatacTTATAGGGG aAAGGAAAATGTGTTTGCAACTTCATGcagaaatacttaaaattccATATATAAAACTTGAAGACTATCTTTCACCATCTATATTATCACATTTTTTAGCAGACCCTAAAGGATACGTTgatttatctcgttataatCTTCCATTTGTACATGTGTTACCAAG TACAAAAAAAGGCAAAGTATTATCTGTATCTAAAGAACTTCCAGCAAAATGTGCTTTCAAAGATTATGACCAATTACGTAGACACTGgaaaaatatggtataa
- the LOC139996707 gene encoding uncharacterized protein, with translation MVCYGDDTLVLAGDRGWYETQRLAETAVACTVRAIRRLGLNVSPTKSEALGFFDHRTRGVPPPPPELCVDIDGEEVPVRSQMRYLDLTIDSGWTFGPHFNLLVPKVTAAANVLYGLLPNIGEARTGVRRLYEGVIRSRVLYEAPIWAGDLMANRRSLTLLRRLHRTTAIRIARGYRTISHASASVLAASPPFELQALAFQQVYDHLRDLGSSDGGTQPTNCDRPVQDVRRESPRSSNMQIFVETLTGKTITLEVEASDKIENAKAKIQETEEIITITASNSQ, from the exons ATGGTGTGCTATGGAGACGACACCTTGGTCTTGGCCGGGGATCGCGGGTGGTACGAGACACAGAGGCTCGCGGAGACGGCCGTGGCGTGCACAGTGCGCGCCATTCGGAGACTAGGCCTGAACGTGTCGCCGACCAAGTCAGAGGCACTGGGGTTCTTCGACCATCGCACTAGAGGagtcccccccccccctcctgAACTCTGCGTGGACATTGACGGAGAGGAAGTACCGGTGAGATCCCAGATGAGGTATCTGGATCTCACCATTGACAGCGGATGGACGTTCGGTCCACATTTCAATCTGCTGGTCCCGAAAGTGACGGCAGCAGCCAACGTCCTGTACGGTTTACTGCCGAACATCGGAGAAGCGAGAACCGGAGTGCGCCGCCTATATGAGGGAGTGATCCGATCGCGGGTCCTCTACGAGGCTCCCATATGGGCCGGAGATCTAATGGCCAACCGCCGCAGCCTGACCTTGCTGCGGAGACTACACAGGACGACCGCTATCCGCATAGCGAGGGGATATAGAACGATATCCCATGCGTCGGCATCAGTGCTAGCTGCGTCACCTCCGTTCGAACTGCAAGCCCTCGCATTCCAACAGGTGTACGACCACCTGAGGGATCTGGGCTCGAGTGACGGGGGAACGCAGCCCACCAACTGTGACCGGCCGGTCCAAGACGTCCGGAGGGAG TCCCCCAGATCTAGCAACATGCAGATCTTCGTTGAGACCTTAACAGGGAAAACTATTACTCTTGAAGTTGAAGCTTCTGACAAGATAGAGAATGCGAAAGCTAAGATCCAAGAAACAGAGGAGATCATTACCATCACTGCTAGCAATTCTCAATAG